The following coding sequences are from one Beggiatoa alba B18LD window:
- the hflD gene encoding high frequency lysogenization protein HflD, producing the protein MMNVADTTLALAGIFQAAELVRQVARKGMVEHIAFDSSIKSILKLEATSTEDVYGGLQGVKLGLQVLVAQLGNQDRTNDRELMRYILGIMFLERKFIKRQDMVNVVQQGVQQAQHLADSTHTTDPEVIALLANFYSQTISTFQHRIQVSGEQRHLENPANANKIRSLLLAGIRSAVLWRQKGGNRWQLLFSRKKIFQFAQQSLERIRDIERFG; encoded by the coding sequence ATGATGAACGTTGCAGATACAACTCTCGCCCTTGCGGGCATTTTTCAAGCCGCCGAATTAGTGCGCCAAGTCGCCCGTAAAGGCATGGTCGAACATATCGCATTCGATAGCAGTATCAAGAGCATTTTAAAATTAGAAGCGACTTCGACAGAAGATGTCTATGGCGGATTACAAGGGGTCAAACTTGGTTTACAGGTTCTTGTCGCACAGTTAGGCAATCAAGACCGCACGAATGACCGCGAATTAATGCGCTATATTTTAGGCATCATGTTTTTAGAGCGAAAATTTATCAAGCGTCAAGACATGGTCAACGTCGTACAACAAGGTGTACAACAAGCGCAACATTTAGCCGATAGCACGCATACAACTGACCCCGAAGTCATCGCCCTATTAGCAAACTTTTATTCGCAAACGATTAGCACGTTTCAACATCGCATCCAAGTATCAGGCGAACAGCGACATTTAGAAAACCCTGCGAATGCGAATAAAATCCGTTCGTTACTGTTAGCAGGCATTCGCTCTGCTGTGCTATGGCGACAAAAAGGTGGCAATCGTTGGCAATTGTTATTTTCTCGCAAAAAGATTTTTCAATTTGCCCAACAAAGTTTAGAGCGAATTCGTGATATTGAGCGGTTTGGGTAA
- a CDS encoding Hsp70 family protein, translating into MATLGLDFGTTTSILAYQVDEKLQTFALGGASATPYISSVLSIDKVDNSLDIGQAARLNQSDDDYWVYSYFKMLLAETDATRLATRGYVQHSPAMAAHDYIAQLLNRFRQETGIQDIENLVVTVPEIWVRSGQHAAREQLKNILVTLGFSQTHLISEPVAASAYFAYQFKRQQGKAYQGHVLVCDYGGGTLDLSLSWIDDTHIKVLEGTGYGHVDTQLGSAGVAFDENVIQHLLQRIGEAETDTKRFNKLCKAFEEQKIAQTDKLSRLLEQYRRNPATNRKVFEIEGINVEAQDLVSVFDRLLLPELQKALANMAHLLEKQAIDTENAEKFHIIMVGGFSNFYLVRRAVRDFFHSKTEADERFKAYFDLTDTALAIAKGAALLATNHFQLDLLCPINVGIRAKNQFLEDTDILLLSKGTPLQEALQPHFFQHWLGVMSEQALEKLSLTLFLDVGEKRRYIDLQGKLRDFIPNPHAHNQWQVGFAMDENTLFTLHIKDKSGIEKVTPLGNLAEKMSGLHIIETPTSSP; encoded by the coding sequence ATGGCAACGCTCGGTTTAGATTTTGGGACAACAACCAGTATTTTGGCGTATCAAGTAGATGAAAAACTGCAAACCTTTGCACTGGGTGGAGCTTCTGCAACCCCTTACATTTCATCAGTTTTATCCATTGATAAAGTCGATAATAGCCTAGATATTGGACAAGCTGCCCGCTTAAATCAAAGCGATGATGATTATTGGGTATATAGCTATTTCAAGATGTTACTGGCAGAAACAGACGCAACGCGATTGGCAACACGTGGCTATGTACAACACAGCCCTGCAATGGCGGCTCATGATTACATTGCACAATTATTGAACCGTTTTCGCCAAGAAACAGGCATTCAGGACATAGAAAACTTAGTTGTTACCGTACCAGAAATTTGGGTGCGCTCAGGACAACACGCCGCCCGTGAGCAATTAAAAAATATTCTCGTCACCTTAGGATTTTCACAAACGCATTTAATCAGCGAACCCGTTGCCGCTTCCGCTTATTTCGCCTATCAATTTAAACGCCAACAAGGGAAAGCCTATCAAGGACATGTCTTAGTCTGTGATTATGGTGGCGGTACATTAGATTTAAGCCTGTCATGGATTGATGACACACATATCAAAGTTTTAGAAGGAACAGGCTATGGACACGTCGATACACAACTAGGCAGTGCGGGCGTGGCATTTGATGAAAACGTTATTCAACATTTATTACAACGAATTGGGGAAGCAGAAACCGATACAAAACGATTTAATAAACTCTGTAAAGCCTTTGAAGAACAAAAAATAGCCCAAACAGATAAACTCAGCCGTTTACTCGAACAATATCGACGTAATCCTGCAACCAATAGAAAAGTCTTTGAAATAGAAGGTATTAACGTAGAGGCACAAGACCTCGTCAGCGTTTTTGACCGTTTACTATTACCCGAATTACAAAAAGCCCTCGCCAATATGGCGCATTTATTAGAAAAACAGGCAATAGACACGGAAAACGCTGAAAAATTTCATATTATTATGGTTGGCGGATTCTCCAATTTTTACCTCGTGCGTCGTGCTGTTCGTGACTTTTTTCACTCCAAAACGGAAGCAGATGAACGGTTTAAGGCTTATTTTGACTTAACCGATACTGCATTAGCGATTGCCAAAGGGGCAGCATTATTAGCAACAAATCACTTTCAATTAGACTTGTTATGCCCGATTAACGTCGGTATTCGTGCTAAAAATCAATTTTTAGAAGATACCGATATTCTACTTTTATCTAAGGGCACACCTTTACAAGAGGCTTTACAACCCCATTTTTTTCAACATTGGTTAGGTGTCATGAGTGAACAAGCCTTAGAAAAACTCTCGTTAACGCTGTTTTTAGACGTGGGGGAAAAACGGCGTTATATCGATTTACAAGGTAAATTACGCGATTTTATCCCCAATCCCCATGCACACAATCAATGGCAAGTTGGTTTTGCAATGGATGAAAATACACTCTTTACTTTACATATCAAAGATAAATCAGGGATAGAAAAAGTAACGCCTTTAGGGAACTTAGCGGAAAAAATGAGCGGTTTACACATTATCGAAACGCCAACATCTTCCCCCTAA
- a CDS encoding rubrerythrin family protein, with product MQLKGSQTEDNLKAAFAGESQANRRYLYFANKADIEGFNDISAVFRSTAEGETGHAHGHLEYLEHGCGDPATGLPIGDTKLNLQAAIAGETHEYTDMYPGMAKTARTEGFDEIADWFETLAKAERSHANRFQKALDSM from the coding sequence ATGCAACTTAAAGGCAGCCAAACAGAAGATAATCTCAAAGCCGCATTTGCAGGCGAATCTCAAGCCAATCGTCGTTATTTATATTTTGCCAATAAAGCCGATATTGAGGGCTTCAATGATATTTCTGCCGTTTTTCGTTCTACGGCAGAAGGGGAAACAGGACATGCACATGGTCATTTAGAATACTTAGAACATGGCTGTGGCGACCCAGCAACAGGGCTACCGATAGGCGATACCAAACTCAATTTGCAAGCCGCCATTGCAGGGGAAACCCACGAGTACACCGATATGTACCCTGGAATGGCAAAAACTGCACGAACTGAAGGCTTTGACGAAATTGCCGACTGGTTCGAAACCTTAGCTAAAGCCGAGCGTTCTCATGCGAATCGCTTTCAAAAAGCCTTAGACAGCATGTAA
- a CDS encoding heterodisulfide reductase-related iron-sulfur binding cluster, producing the protein MSADSKREGKKEGSLEAPTRHPLDWKNPDFYNEQSLFSELERVFDICHGCRRCFKLCHSFPTLFDLIDASESLELDGVAKADYWKVVDHCYLCDMCYMTMCPYVPPHEWNIDFPHLMLRAKAVKFKKGDVTLRDKLLTSTDLVGSLAGIPVVAGIVNTVNSIKPLRKVAEKVAGIHADAILPKFHSDNLRKRDKQLHQAGLSATPTANTRGKVALFVTCYGNRNAPDMDEALIKVFEHNGIPVKITEKERCCGMPKMELGDLEAVKASRDFNIPILSKLIDDGYDIVTPIPSCTLMFKQELPLMFPDDAEVQKVKNAMYDPFEYLMLRHKDGALKTDFQQALGKVSYHVPCHLRVQNIGLKTRDLLELIPNTTVETIERCSGHDGTYAVKAETHAISMKIGKPVVKQVANAKPDYFSSDCPMAGDQIHNGLQTAQEPTHPMILVRKAYGI; encoded by the coding sequence ATGTCCGCTGACTCTAAACGCGAAGGTAAAAAAGAAGGGAGTTTGGAAGCCCCTACCCGTCACCCATTAGATTGGAAAAACCCCGATTTTTATAATGAACAATCTTTATTTTCAGAATTAGAACGAGTATTCGATATTTGTCATGGTTGTCGCCGTTGTTTCAAACTATGCCACTCTTTCCCAACCCTGTTTGATTTAATTGATGCCTCTGAATCGTTAGAGTTAGATGGCGTAGCAAAAGCGGATTATTGGAAAGTCGTTGACCATTGTTATTTATGTGATATGTGCTACATGACCATGTGTCCTTATGTACCACCACATGAATGGAATATTGATTTTCCACACCTGATGTTACGTGCGAAAGCGGTAAAATTTAAAAAAGGCGATGTGACATTACGAGATAAATTACTGACTTCTACCGATTTAGTCGGCAGTCTCGCAGGTATTCCCGTTGTTGCGGGAATTGTCAACACCGTGAATAGTATAAAACCATTACGAAAAGTTGCGGAAAAAGTCGCGGGAATTCACGCCGATGCCATTTTGCCCAAATTCCACAGCGATAATTTACGCAAGCGTGATAAACAGTTACATCAAGCAGGGTTAAGCGCGACCCCGACGGCTAACACACGCGGTAAAGTTGCCTTATTCGTCACCTGTTACGGCAATCGCAACGCGCCCGACATGGACGAAGCCTTAATTAAAGTCTTTGAACATAATGGCATTCCCGTCAAAATTACGGAAAAAGAGCGTTGTTGTGGTATGCCTAAAATGGAATTAGGCGATTTAGAAGCGGTGAAAGCCTCACGAGACTTTAATATTCCCATTTTGAGCAAACTCATCGACGACGGTTACGACATCGTTACGCCCATTCCTTCCTGTACCTTAATGTTTAAACAGGAATTGCCTTTAATGTTTCCTGATGATGCTGAGGTGCAAAAAGTTAAAAATGCCATGTATGACCCATTTGAATACTTAATGCTACGCCATAAAGACGGCGCGTTAAAAACCGATTTTCAACAAGCATTAGGCAAAGTGTCGTATCACGTTCCTTGTCATTTACGGGTGCAAAATATTGGCTTAAAAACCCGTGATTTATTGGAGTTAATCCCAAACACCACCGTAGAAACCATTGAACGCTGTTCAGGACATGATGGGACTTATGCCGTCAAAGCAGAAACGCACGCTATTTCAATGAAAATTGGTAAACCTGTTGTTAAACAAGTTGCTAATGCGAAACCTGATTACTTCAGCAGTGATTGTCCTATGGCAGGCGACCAAATTCATAACGGCTTACAAACAGCACAAGAACCAACGCACCCCATGATTTTAGTGCGTAAGGCTTATGGGATTTAA
- a CDS encoding DUF3501 family protein: MKKLRREDLFSLEKYAEIRPQFRTEVMAHKSLRRVELGEHVTLYFEDRLTIQYQIQEMLRAERIYEADGIEAELNAYNPLIPDGTNWKATLMLEYENVEIRKQALTRLKGIQEKIWVQVDGLTKIYPIANEDMDRENQEKTAAVHFLRFELDADSCAAVKAGKPVMMGVEHPHYQTNAMVIPENIRASLSTDLH; encoded by the coding sequence ATGAAAAAATTACGCCGAGAAGATTTGTTTTCACTAGAAAAATATGCAGAAATACGTCCTCAGTTTCGTACAGAAGTGATGGCACATAAAAGCCTGCGACGGGTTGAATTAGGGGAACATGTCACCCTGTATTTTGAAGACCGCTTAACCATTCAATATCAAATACAGGAAATGCTCCGCGCTGAACGGATTTATGAAGCAGATGGTATTGAAGCTGAATTAAATGCTTACAATCCTTTAATTCCTGACGGAACAAATTGGAAAGCCACGTTAATGCTCGAATATGAAAATGTTGAGATTCGTAAACAAGCCTTAACACGATTAAAAGGCATTCAAGAAAAAATCTGGGTGCAAGTGGATGGACTGACAAAAATCTATCCGATTGCCAATGAAGACATGGACAGAGAAAACCAAGAAAAAACCGCTGCGGTACACTTTCTACGTTTTGAACTCGATGCAGACAGTTGCGCAGCGGTAAAAGCGGGAAAACCAGTGATGATGGGGGTGGAACATCCCCATTATCAAACTAATGCCATGGTAATTCCCGAAAATATCCGCGCTTCTCTTAGCACGGACTTACATTAA
- a CDS encoding homoserine dehydrogenase encodes MLNPVKVGLLGLGTVGGGTINVLQRNAQEIARRAGRGIIVTHASARDLTKPRLCHTDGITLTTQPFDVVNDPDVEIVAELIGGTTLAKDLVLQAISNGKHVVTANKALIALYGNEIFAAAQQKGVMVAFEAAVAGGIPIIKAIREGLTGNQIAWLAGIINGTSNFILSEMREKGRDFADVLSEAQRLGYAEADPTFDIEGIDAGHKLTILAAIAFGIPLQFDKVYTEGITQITREDVSYAEEFGYRIKLLGIAKRTPQGIELRVHPTFIPAQHLIASVNGVMNAVVVRGDAVGQTLYYGAGAGADPTASAVVADLVDVVRMLTTDPENRVPHLAFQANALSNVPILPTSEIESVYYLRMNALDRLGVLAQVTRILSDCNISIEAITQKAPPDDVDQVPIVLLTHAVVEKQVNQAIAQIEALDGIRGQVKKIRVEMFNQ; translated from the coding sequence ATGTTAAACCCAGTCAAAGTCGGCTTACTTGGACTCGGCACAGTAGGTGGCGGTACTATTAATGTTTTACAACGAAATGCACAAGAAATTGCTCGACGTGCAGGACGTGGCATTATTGTAACCCACGCCAGCGCGAGAGATTTAACTAAACCACGCTTATGTCATACCGATGGGATTACCCTCACTACACAGCCTTTTGATGTTGTCAACGACCCCGATGTTGAAATTGTCGCCGAATTAATTGGCGGTACGACACTTGCTAAAGACCTTGTTTTACAAGCGATTAGTAATGGTAAGCATGTTGTTACAGCCAATAAAGCCTTGATTGCCCTTTATGGCAATGAAATTTTTGCCGCTGCTCAACAAAAAGGCGTAATGGTTGCCTTTGAAGCCGCTGTCGCGGGTGGTATTCCCATCATTAAAGCCATTCGTGAAGGCTTAACAGGCAATCAAATTGCGTGGCTTGCGGGCATTATCAACGGGACAAGTAATTTTATTTTGAGCGAAATGCGCGAAAAAGGACGCGACTTTGCAGACGTATTAAGCGAAGCGCAACGCTTAGGCTATGCTGAGGCTGACCCAACATTTGACATAGAAGGCATTGACGCAGGGCATAAATTAACCATTCTTGCCGCGATTGCTTTCGGCATTCCTTTACAATTTGATAAAGTTTATACCGAAGGAATTACCCAAATCACCCGCGAAGATGTGAGTTATGCGGAAGAATTTGGCTATCGAATTAAATTACTCGGTATTGCAAAACGTACCCCACAAGGCATTGAATTAAGAGTACATCCCACCTTTATTCCTGCACAACATTTAATTGCCAGTGTAAACGGTGTCATGAATGCAGTGGTTGTGCGTGGCGACGCAGTAGGACAAACCTTATATTATGGCGCAGGCGCAGGCGCGGATCCAACTGCCTCCGCAGTTGTCGCTGACTTGGTGGATGTCGTGCGCATGTTGACCACAGACCCAGAAAACCGCGTGCCACATTTAGCATTTCAAGCCAACGCCTTATCTAACGTTCCCATACTCCCCACCAGTGAGATTGAAAGCGTTTACTACCTACGCATGAATGCCTTAGACCGTTTAGGCGTACTGGCACAAGTCACCCGAATTTTATCCGATTGCAATATCAGCATTGAAGCGATTACGCAAAAAGCCCCGCCTGATGATGTCGATCAAGTCCCCATCGTTTTACTAACTCACGCTGTTGTAGAAAAACAGGTGAATCAAGCAATTGCACAAATTGAAGCCTTAGACGGCATTCGCGGACAAGTGAAAAAAATCCGCGTTGAAATGTTTAATCAATAA
- a CDS encoding alpha/beta fold hydrolase — protein sequence MRNQHYFRLFFIPFIWAVGLNATMINVQATQPTELKGLTMSGQLVTVGEHRLYIHCEGEGSPVVLMDAGLGGTSMDWSRIQPAIANYTKVCTYDRAGYGWSEAGEFPRTSSVIADELYTLVKNAGIAPPYIVVGHSFGGFNVRLFAHRHPTETVGMVLVDASHEKQFKRFTQEAKHNLTPTMGAQFTFLSRPNIPDNLPENKQALAKRLVSTERTYASLVSEVTAMRSSAQTVSDESDIHVPLVVLTRGIQAWKDNPRSAQLEAVWQTLQTELATQSPYSAHMVVQGSGHYIHLDKPQVVIESINSLVAIHRHERDLRTELARLSARWDTSNLTMR from the coding sequence ATGCGTAACCAACACTATTTTCGTTTGTTTTTCATCCCTTTTATTTGGGCTGTTGGATTAAACGCCACCATGATAAATGTACAAGCGACACAACCAACTGAATTAAAAGGACTCACTATGTCGGGTCAGTTAGTGACAGTAGGGGAACACCGTTTGTATATTCACTGCGAAGGGGAAGGCTCACCCGTTGTTTTAATGGATGCGGGCTTAGGAGGAACATCAATGGACTGGTCGAGAATTCAACCAGCCATTGCAAATTATACCAAAGTTTGTACATATGACCGTGCGGGCTACGGTTGGAGCGAAGCGGGCGAATTTCCGCGCACAAGCTCTGTGATTGCGGATGAACTATATACACTGGTTAAAAATGCAGGCATTGCCCCCCCATATATTGTCGTTGGGCATTCTTTTGGCGGGTTTAATGTGCGTCTATTTGCACACCGTCACCCAACAGAAACCGTCGGCATGGTGCTCGTTGATGCCTCGCACGAAAAACAATTTAAACGTTTTACGCAAGAAGCAAAACATAATTTAACCCCAACCATGGGCGCACAATTTACGTTTCTAAGCCGTCCCAACATTCCTGATAATTTACCTGAAAATAAACAAGCATTAGCAAAACGCTTAGTATCCACAGAACGGACATATGCAAGCCTTGTCAGTGAAGTTACTGCTATGCGTTCTAGTGCACAAACTGTCAGCGATGAATCAGACATTCATGTGCCCCTCGTTGTATTAACGCGAGGCATTCAAGCATGGAAAGATAACCCACGCAGTGCGCAATTAGAAGCGGTATGGCAAACCTTACAAACAGAACTAGCCACACAAAGCCCTTACAGTGCCCACATGGTAGTACAAGGGAGCGGGCATTATATCCATTTGGATAAACCGCAAGTCGTGATTGAGTCGATTAACAGCTTAGTCGCCATTCATCGACATGAACGCGATTTACGAACAGAATTAGCCCGTTTAAGCGCACGTTGGGATACATCCAACCTTACCATGCGATAA
- a CDS encoding DUF2357 domain-containing protein, which translates to MPPYTFQTEQGETLNAPREWQACLLVLAESFDDNTRVSLQHHPLKLSQERLQGVWRLVAKLPRLNTGHYQLIINQENYSFSVQSEKLSTADIELLLLDLIQTLPASIAQSLQRTNAFSGSKNHPHTQTTLTGEINRLHNALFGTTRYRGLCQLLPALQHAPHQQIHVENRWRPVQCARRPAPAQLASALRPHNLDAQQKIKRVLEPISALSVDVYENRLLKIYLAQIRQLLNRLRILKRCQTTIEQYSQALTHAERQAPFLKSVSDLTHLPQQETMILQHVPLYRALMMNYRAFQAEKGVSLQHEALASPLENLPTLYQLWGTLQVLQALLIIAETKGYEVIQQTLCVPDGVGWLVRVLPNGQAACVLKHPEYQTVVRFIPERTYQGSFFQQRPDIAIEVETEQGELAVYIFDPKYKLDSQQDKPQKGDIDKMHAYRDAIRHAGKPVVRYAAILYPAENYQITAEIAAIQAIPNQASELQALLQEKLKMIV; encoded by the coding sequence ATGCCCCCCTACACCTTCCAAACTGAACAAGGCGAAACTCTCAATGCGCCCCGTGAATGGCAGGCTTGTTTATTGGTGTTGGCGGAGAGTTTTGACGATAACACGCGGGTGAGTTTGCAACATCATCCGCTTAAATTATCTCAGGAACGTTTGCAAGGCGTGTGGCGGTTAGTGGCGAAACTACCGCGTTTAAATACAGGGCATTATCAATTAATAATTAATCAAGAAAATTATAGTTTTAGCGTACAATCTGAAAAACTAAGTACGGCAGATATTGAACTGTTATTACTTGATTTAATCCAAACCTTGCCCGCTAGCATTGCCCAAAGTCTGCAACGGACAAATGCGTTTAGTGGTAGCAAAAATCATCCGCACACGCAAACAACGCTCACGGGCGAAATAAACCGTTTACATAATGCGTTATTTGGCACAACGCGCTATCGTGGATTGTGTCAGCTTTTGCCCGCACTACAACACGCGCCCCATCAACAGATTCATGTCGAAAACCGTTGGCGACCTGTGCAATGTGCTCGTCGTCCTGCGCCTGCACAACTCGCAAGCGCACTGCGTCCGCATAATTTGGACGCACAGCAAAAAATTAAGCGGGTTTTAGAACCGATTAGCGCGTTAAGTGTTGATGTGTATGAAAATCGTTTATTAAAAATCTATCTCGCACAAATTCGCCAATTATTAAATCGTTTACGCATTCTTAAACGTTGTCAAACCACGATAGAGCAATATAGCCAAGCCTTAACCCATGCTGAACGCCAAGCCCCTTTTTTAAAAAGTGTGAGCGACTTAACGCATTTACCGCAACAAGAAACGATGATTTTACAACACGTGCCTTTATATCGGGCGTTGATGATGAATTATCGAGCGTTTCAGGCAGAAAAAGGGGTGAGTTTACAGCATGAGGCGTTAGCATCGCCGTTGGAGAATTTGCCGACTTTATATCAATTGTGGGGCACTTTGCAGGTTTTACAGGCGTTATTAATCATTGCTGAAACAAAAGGCTATGAGGTTATCCAGCAAACGCTATGCGTGCCTGATGGGGTGGGTTGGTTAGTGCGAGTATTGCCTAATGGACAAGCGGCTTGTGTGTTAAAACATCCTGAATATCAAACTGTTGTGCGTTTTATTCCTGAGCGGACTTATCAAGGCAGTTTTTTTCAACAACGCCCTGATATTGCAATAGAAGTGGAAACTGAGCAGGGGGAGTTAGCGGTATATATTTTTGACCCTAAATATAAATTAGATAGCCAACAGGATAAACCGCAAAAAGGGGATATTGATAAAATGCACGCTTACCGTGATGCAATTCGTCATGCAGGTAAGCCAGTTGTGCGTTATGCTGCGATTTTATACCCTGCTGAAAATTATCAAATAACGGCTGAAATCGCGGCTATTCAAGCGATTCCAAATCAAGCAAGTGAGTTGCAGGCATTGTTACAAGAGAAGTTGAAGATGATTGTGTAG